In Coriobacteriaceae bacterium, a single window of DNA contains:
- a CDS encoding DEAD/DEAH box helicase codes for MNAFDRYAPFIQDFIYSHDWESLRSIQVAAADAIFNTQDNVLLTASTASGKTEAAFFPILTEFWENPPASVGALYIGPLKALINDQFVRLNDLCEEADIPVWHWHGDVSQSHKAKLIKKPSGILQITPESLEALLIHKHMAIPRMFCDLRYVVIDEVHSLMRGDRGGQTLCLIERLSRMAGVRPRRIGLSATIGDPERTGAFLSQGTGRDCVIPRFEEPRRVWRISMEHFYNSGPQAQQRGFESMGPQEAEVLACERIEAAASAALPADTQDMRHSGQLTQEERRQRRERARGKAAPKDRQTSSAPEGEVDIPQAAEQALLNPTDIAPENADPGMGYIFEHTRGRKCLVFANSREEAEAVCSMLRSYCESRHEPDRFLIHHGNLSASLRETAEELMRDEEQAQTTVTTSTLELGIDIGRLERAFQIDAPFTVSSFLQRMGRTGRRDLPPEMWFVMREEEPEPRTMMPETIPWKLLQGIALVQLYREEKWVEPPELDRLPYSLLYHQTMSTLASTGELTPAELAQRVLTLSYFHRVSADDYRALLRHLIKIDHIQVTEGGGLIVGLAGERIINNFKFYAVFQENEEFTVRSESAELGTIVNPPPPGERIAIAGHCWIVEEVDWKRHAVFATQVKGRVPAYFGDCPGDINTHVLERMRKALNEHTAYPYLMGNARARLAQARHTAEISGAGTKPLINLGGDTWVLFPWLGSYAFLALERMLKIKCAAELGLRGLDPSRPYFMQFKMKADEETFFEVLAAEAEKDFDPIELVYPGEVPYFDRYDEYVPEELVRKGFAEGVLDIEGMKQRVLSWRDHA; via the coding sequence GTGAACGCCTTTGACCGCTACGCCCCGTTTATCCAAGACTTCATCTACTCCCACGATTGGGAGAGTCTGCGCTCCATTCAGGTTGCGGCGGCAGATGCCATCTTTAACACGCAAGACAATGTGCTCCTAACGGCATCAACGGCTTCGGGCAAAACCGAAGCGGCCTTCTTTCCCATCCTGACCGAGTTTTGGGAGAACCCGCCCGCAAGCGTGGGCGCCCTCTATATTGGCCCCCTCAAGGCGCTCATCAATGATCAGTTCGTCCGCCTCAACGACCTCTGCGAAGAAGCCGACATCCCCGTCTGGCACTGGCATGGCGATGTCTCGCAGTCGCACAAGGCCAAGCTCATCAAAAAACCGAGCGGCATCTTGCAGATTACGCCCGAGTCACTCGAAGCGCTCTTAATCCATAAGCACATGGCGATCCCGCGCATGTTTTGCGACCTGCGCTATGTGGTCATCGATGAGGTCCACTCGCTCATGCGCGGCGACCGTGGCGGGCAAACGCTCTGCCTTATCGAGCGACTCTCGCGCATGGCCGGCGTGCGGCCTCGCCGCATTGGCCTTTCGGCTACCATCGGCGACCCCGAGCGCACGGGCGCTTTTCTCTCACAGGGAACGGGGCGCGACTGCGTTATCCCCCGCTTTGAAGAACCGCGCCGCGTGTGGCGCATCTCCATGGAGCACTTCTACAACTCGGGCCCCCAGGCACAGCAGCGAGGATTCGAGAGCATGGGTCCTCAAGAGGCCGAAGTGCTTGCGTGCGAGCGCATCGAGGCGGCGGCATCCGCGGCACTGCCGGCCGACACCCAAGACATGCGCCACAGCGGACAACTCACACAAGAGGAGCGCCGTCAACGTCGTGAGCGGGCACGGGGCAAGGCCGCTCCCAAGGACCGCCAAACTTCCTCGGCCCCCGAGGGCGAAGTCGATATTCCCCAGGCCGCTGAGCAGGCGCTCCTCAACCCCACCGACATCGCGCCCGAAAACGCCGATCCCGGCATGGGCTATATCTTCGAACACACCCGCGGGCGCAAGTGCCTGGTCTTTGCCAACTCGCGCGAGGAGGCAGAGGCCGTATGCTCCATGCTGCGCAGCTACTGTGAGAGCCGACACGAGCCCGACCGCTTTCTCATCCACCACGGCAATCTTTCGGCATCGCTGCGCGAGACGGCCGAGGAACTCATGCGCGATGAGGAGCAGGCGCAGACAACCGTCACCACCTCCACGCTGGAACTCGGCATCGATATCGGCCGTCTGGAACGTGCGTTTCAGATCGATGCGCCGTTTACCGTCAGCTCCTTTTTGCAGCGTATGGGCCGCACGGGACGCCGCGATCTTCCACCCGAGATGTGGTTCGTCATGCGCGAGGAAGAGCCCGAGCCGCGCACGATGATGCCCGAGACCATTCCGTGGAAGCTCCTGCAGGGCATCGCGCTCGTACAGCTCTATCGCGAGGAAAAGTGGGTCGAGCCGCCTGAGCTCGATCGACTCCCCTACAGTCTGCTCTATCACCAGACCATGTCGACGCTTGCCAGCACCGGCGAACTCACGCCGGCAGAGCTTGCCCAGCGCGTACTCACGCTCAGTTATTTCCATCGAGTCTCGGCCGATGACTATCGCGCGTTGCTGCGCCACCTCATCAAGATCGACCATATTCAGGTCACCGAGGGCGGTGGGCTCATTGTGGGCCTCGCGGGCGAGCGCATCATTAACAACTTTAAGTTTTACGCCGTGTTCCAGGAAAACGAGGAGTTCACCGTTCGCAGCGAGTCGGCCGAGTTGGGCACGATCGTCAATCCGCCACCGCCTGGTGAGCGCATCGCCATCGCCGGACACTGCTGGATTGTCGAGGAAGTGGACTGGAAGCGTCATGCCGTCTTTGCCACGCAGGTCAAGGGCCGTGTGCCGGCCTACTTTGGCGACTGCCCCGGTGACATCAACACACATGTACTCGAGCGTATGCGCAAGGCGCTCAACGAGCACACAGCATATCCGTACCTTATGGGTAACGCACGGGCCCGCTTGGCGCAGGCTCGTCATACGGCCGAGATTTCGGGCGCGGGAACCAAGCCGCTCATCAACCTGGGTGGCGACACCTGGGTGCTCTTCCCCTGGTTGGGCAGCTACGCCTTTCTGGCGCTCGAACGTATGCTCAAAATTAAATGCGCCGCGGAGCTGGGCCTTCGCGGGCTCGATCCGTCGCGTCCATACTTTATGCAGTTCAAGATGAAGGCCGACGAGGAGACGTTCTTTGAGGTGCTCGCCGCCGAGGCCGAGAAGGACTTTGATCCCATTGAGCTCGTCTATCCCGGCGAGGTGCCTTATTTTGATCGCTATGACGAGTACGTTCCCGAGGAGCTCGTGCGCAAAGGCTTCGCCGAAGGCGTGCTCGACATCGAGGGCATGAAGCAGCGCGTCCTCAGCTGGCGCGACCACGCATAA
- a CDS encoding ATP-binding protein: protein MSDTASAAPRVPKRVAAVILNSLKGGVVPRIGLPYITVGREVEIRALLTDLSLIADGGASFRFLVGRYGAGKSFLLQTIRTHAMGEGFVVADADLSPERRLQGGQGQGLATYRELIRNISTKTRPEGGALNLILDRWVASCADADESAVNAQLAPLEEMVHGFDFARMLRRYRAAVSEGDEEAMSRVTKWIRGEYRTKSEARAELGSSTIISDDDWYDYVKLIARFLVCSGYKGMLVLIDELVNLYKIPNAITRQYNYEKILTMYNDTLQGKAQYLGVIMGGTPTSIEDRRRGVFSYEALRSRLAQGRFAREDLKDMLAPIIRLQPLTYEELLVLIEKLMQIHAGYFGWTPTLTENDLVDFLKIEFGRVGADTHLTPREVIRDFIELLDILCQNPDANVAELLQSVGGDALAPAAATGDTGTADGDRNFAEFTI from the coding sequence ATGAGTGATACCGCATCCGCAGCACCCCGCGTGCCCAAGCGCGTCGCCGCCGTCATTCTCAACTCGCTCAAGGGCGGCGTGGTCCCGCGCATCGGCCTTCCCTATATCACCGTGGGGCGCGAGGTCGAGATCCGTGCTCTGCTCACCGACCTGAGCCTCATCGCCGATGGCGGCGCAAGCTTCCGTTTCCTAGTCGGTCGCTACGGCGCCGGCAAGAGCTTTTTGCTCCAGACCATCCGCACGCACGCCATGGGCGAGGGATTCGTCGTGGCCGATGCCGACCTATCCCCTGAGCGCCGCTTGCAGGGCGGGCAGGGACAGGGCCTTGCCACCTACCGTGAGCTCATCCGCAACATATCGACTAAAACGCGCCCCGAGGGCGGCGCGCTCAACCTTATCCTGGATCGCTGGGTCGCCTCGTGTGCCGATGCCGATGAGTCTGCCGTCAATGCCCAACTGGCCCCGCTCGAGGAAATGGTCCACGGCTTCGACTTCGCCCGTATGCTCCGCCGCTACCGCGCGGCCGTATCCGAGGGCGACGAAGAAGCTATGAGCCGCGTGACCAAATGGATTCGTGGCGAGTACCGCACCAAGAGTGAGGCACGCGCCGAGCTGGGCTCCTCGACCATCATCAGCGATGACGACTGGTACGACTACGTTAAGCTCATTGCGCGCTTTTTGGTCTGCAGCGGCTACAAGGGCATGCTGGTGCTCATCGACGAGCTCGTGAATCTATATAAGATTCCCAACGCCATCACACGCCAATACAACTACGAGAAGATCCTGACCATGTACAACGACACGCTCCAGGGCAAGGCGCAGTACCTGGGCGTGATCATGGGTGGCACGCCAACCTCCATCGAAGACCGCCGCCGTGGCGTGTTCTCCTACGAGGCCCTGCGTAGCCGACTCGCTCAAGGCCGCTTTGCACGCGAGGATCTTAAGGACATGCTCGCGCCCATCATCCGCCTGCAGCCACTCACCTATGAGGAGTTGCTGGTGCTGATCGAAAAACTCATGCAGATCCATGCTGGCTACTTTGGCTGGACGCCCACGCTTACCGAGAACGACTTGGTAGACTTCCTCAAGATTGAGTTTGGCCGCGTGGGAGCCGATACGCACTTGACGCCGCGTGAGGTCATCCGTGACTTTATCGAGCTGCTCGATATCCTGTGTCAGAATCCCGATGCAAACGTGGCTGAGTTGCTGCAAAGCGTCGGCGGTGACGCGCTGGCGCCGGCAGCCGCAACAGGCGACACCGGCACCGCAGACGGCGACCGCAACTTCGCCGAATTCACCATCTAA
- a CDS encoding TerB N-terminal domain-containing protein, with translation MADQDVKMLIERIMAEARTHQSARFSNEVYADEPILKTGRQMQNFLPDQYRKMREISRWQEDPKGGAGRWLSEAELFYRQGLLMADFEDDCPYNGTFKSYFPTYNAMSDRQLRGYFTWRTQVRRGTVEETSTSFAFLYLYELICGIGVDDPLDGFNKIKAFWDAYRAFEPGIDRFARVWLQDYAVFHRLDPKLLRDSKTVMFDNALIELRRAARDLAPAPTPPDLAPARRKTSEPTLPLPPDEAGEERLMTAINALSTYNLNNSRLDRSHHRDLRHVACAVYVRMARYYDTHRKTGIVASLFGEETAMPYTMFASAVFFAPERHEDCEYRLDPIHIYRCQNGFWECMRIHGSRQKSSKLGEMMRACDQRLRLALDPTHPLKEEKVPKYLAKIIDDEIVAWLSWDAAHQPVKIDIDLSQLGHIRSAAAQTREALLIDEEREDDVPMEAEATLVEQPNTESAPSMTAGPGEMATRQDEPDEPTVSTEEFGVVAPLLVSVPAPVTPASAEAANKLAPAADAFLRALLERNTAQATLAVAQSGQSEDMLVDSINEALFDLVGDTVIEFGAAGPQIIEDYEADVRGYLDHE, from the coding sequence GTGGCCGACCAGGACGTCAAGATGCTCATCGAGCGCATTATGGCCGAGGCCCGGACCCATCAGTCTGCTCGCTTCTCAAACGAAGTCTATGCTGACGAGCCGATTCTCAAAACCGGTCGTCAGATGCAGAACTTCCTTCCCGACCAGTACCGCAAAATGCGTGAGATATCGCGTTGGCAAGAAGACCCCAAGGGTGGCGCGGGACGTTGGCTTTCGGAAGCCGAGCTTTTCTACCGCCAAGGCCTGCTGATGGCCGACTTTGAGGACGACTGCCCCTACAACGGCACATTCAAGTCGTACTTTCCCACCTATAACGCCATGAGCGATCGGCAGCTGCGTGGCTATTTTACCTGGCGCACCCAAGTGCGCCGCGGAACCGTCGAGGAAACGTCTACGTCCTTTGCCTTTCTGTATCTCTATGAGCTGATCTGCGGCATTGGCGTAGATGACCCACTCGATGGTTTTAACAAAATCAAGGCCTTTTGGGATGCCTATCGCGCCTTTGAACCCGGCATCGACCGGTTCGCACGCGTGTGGCTGCAGGACTACGCCGTGTTCCACAGACTCGACCCCAAGCTGCTTCGCGACTCTAAAACCGTCATGTTCGATAACGCCCTTATCGAGCTGCGGCGTGCGGCGCGAGACCTTGCGCCCGCGCCAACGCCGCCAGACCTGGCGCCTGCGCGTCGCAAGACCTCCGAGCCCACGCTCCCCCTTCCGCCCGACGAGGCAGGCGAGGAGCGACTCATGACCGCCATCAACGCCCTCTCCACGTACAACCTGAATAACTCACGGCTCGACCGTTCCCACCATCGCGACCTGCGCCACGTGGCATGCGCCGTGTATGTCCGTATGGCGCGCTACTATGACACGCACCGAAAGACCGGCATCGTAGCGAGCTTGTTTGGGGAGGAGACGGCCATGCCCTACACCATGTTTGCCTCGGCCGTGTTCTTTGCGCCCGAGCGCCACGAGGACTGCGAATATCGCCTGGACCCCATTCACATCTACCGCTGCCAAAATGGCTTTTGGGAATGCATGCGCATCCACGGCAGCAGACAAAAAAGTAGCAAGCTCGGTGAGATGATGCGCGCCTGCGACCAACGCCTGCGCCTGGCCCTAGACCCCACCCATCCCCTAAAGGAGGAGAAGGTCCCCAAATATCTGGCCAAGATCATCGATGACGAGATCGTGGCATGGCTTTCGTGGGACGCCGCGCACCAGCCTGTCAAGATCGATATCGATTTGAGTCAGCTGGGGCACATTCGGAGCGCCGCCGCGCAAACGCGTGAAGCGCTTTTGATTGATGAGGAGCGCGAGGATGATGTGCCTATGGAAGCCGAGGCGACGCTTGTCGAGCAACCGAACACCGAGTCTGCGCCCAGCATGACCGCCGGACCTGGCGAGATGGCCACACGGCAAGACGAACCCGACGAGCCGACTGTCTCCACCGAAGAGTTTGGCGTCGTGGCACCGCTCCTCGTGTCTGTGCCCGCGCCCGTAACGCCCGCGTCTGCCGAAGCTGCGAACAAACTCGCGCCCGCCGCAGATGCCTTCCTTCGCGCGCTCCTCGAGCGGAACACGGCGCAGGCCACATTGGCGGTGGCACAGTCGGGCCAGAGCGAGGATATGCTCGTCGACAGCATCAACGAGGCGCTCTTTGACCTGGTGGGTGACACCGTTATCGAGTTTGGAGCGGCAGGACCGCAGATTATCGAGGACTACGAAGCAGACGTGAGAGGATACCTAGACCATGAGTGA
- a CDS encoding DUF554 domain-containing protein, whose product MPGLGTVINVALLIAGGLLGLIGGRFITPRIQDTLMKASGLCVLFIGLGGTMQKMLVIDGKALETTGTTMLIVSFALGSLIGEAVNLEAGIENLGEWLKRKTGSEGDNEFTNAFVSTSLTVCIGAMAIVGSIQDGLLGDWSTLALKGALDCIIVCTMTASLGRGCIFSALPVAVFQGTITLFAGALSPIMTAAALDSLSLVGSILIFCVGVNLIRPQTFRTANMLPSVVIAVIYALLF is encoded by the coding sequence ATGCCGGGTTTGGGAACGGTCATCAACGTCGCACTTTTGATTGCGGGCGGACTGCTGGGCCTTATAGGCGGACGCTTTATCACACCCCGCATCCAAGACACGCTCATGAAGGCGTCGGGGCTGTGCGTTTTGTTTATCGGACTGGGCGGCACCATGCAAAAGATGCTCGTCATTGACGGGAAAGCGCTGGAGACCACCGGCACCACCATGCTCATCGTCTCGTTTGCCCTCGGCTCGCTCATCGGCGAGGCCGTTAACCTGGAAGCCGGCATCGAAAACCTGGGCGAATGGCTCAAGCGCAAAACCGGCAGCGAGGGAGACAACGAGTTCACCAATGCCTTTGTCTCGACATCGCTGACCGTCTGCATCGGTGCCATGGCTATCGTGGGATCAATCCAAGACGGCTTGCTCGGCGACTGGTCCACGCTTGCCCTCAAGGGCGCGTTGGACTGCATCATCGTCTGCACCATGACGGCTTCGCTCGGCCGCGGCTGCATCTTCTCCGCCCTGCCCGTTGCCGTATTCCAGGGAACGATTACGCTGTTTGCCGGCGCGCTCTCCCCCATCATGACCGCCGCCGCCCTCGACAGTCTATCGCTCGTGGGCTCTATACTCATCTTCTGCGTCGGCGTCAACCTCATCCGTCCTCAGACCTTCCGCACGGCCAATATGCTCCCCTCCGTTGTCATAGCCGTCATCTACGCCCTCCTGTTCTAA